In Synechococcus sp. PCC 6312, one genomic interval encodes:
- a CDS encoding GTPase family protein — MRVFPKQTMIKLQSWQIGVLALPIVAVGGLVTTAAMIQIHTWGLDWLWAVVIVMLLAWRLLLLRWLAPSAETELLTTDFSPQVLRSTPATSAQDQQAQARIQSLLQTARNDPPPWDNWPLFWQRMQALLTEVALVYNPTVKRPLLHIYVPQAYRLMRDTVEDVDRWMMTLGPVLNRVTVGQAIQAYEIYEKLAPAARWGLQAWNWVQWITNPAVAVTKVATQGSQTKANQELLANLGQLLREQTLRALGIRAMALYGSKTTLPSLPDPILTVKTPQTETLADILTQASDLNQLAAAPLNLLIAGRTGAGKSSLINTLFTTPQTQTNVLPNTAELSSYHWQNPQGEDLILWDSPGYEQINRPDYQAQVVNALQKTDALILVTPVLDPALQMDLEFLGRVKAATPEMPIVILVSQVDKLRPIREWQPPYDWQHGQRPKELAMREALSYRRDHFQACTTHLLPMVMADPSRDRQAWGDMELIETLLGLIDPAKQARLGRCLKNRDLRVTAARQIIDRYALVMGSAQGVTSLLKGPLLQFISTFLTGSPAAAWVLAEKLPLEKSPVILGKVQMAFELFSLLGDTRTIHNFNLAQIWPLLLLDEGTLAAQAWALGQTLMEYWSLNGKSDTASQSLNLEPRYRYLLEKQI; from the coding sequence ATGAGAGTTTTCCCAAAGCAGACCATGATCAAACTCCAAAGCTGGCAGATTGGCGTGTTGGCCTTACCGATAGTGGCGGTGGGGGGCCTGGTGACGACTGCGGCGATGATCCAAATTCATACCTGGGGTCTGGATTGGCTGTGGGCAGTGGTGATTGTCATGCTCCTGGCCTGGCGGTTACTCCTTTTGCGTTGGTTAGCTCCATCGGCGGAAACAGAACTGCTCACGACTGATTTCTCTCCCCAGGTCCTGCGTTCAACCCCTGCCACCTCTGCACAAGATCAACAGGCCCAGGCCCGGATTCAATCTCTGCTCCAGACCGCCCGCAATGATCCGCCCCCTTGGGATAACTGGCCCCTGTTTTGGCAACGGATGCAGGCCTTACTGACAGAAGTGGCTTTGGTCTATAACCCGACTGTCAAGCGGCCTTTGCTCCATATCTACGTTCCCCAGGCCTATCGGTTGATGCGCGACACCGTGGAGGATGTGGATCGTTGGATGATGACCTTGGGGCCGGTTCTAAATCGAGTTACGGTTGGGCAAGCCATTCAAGCCTATGAAATCTATGAAAAACTGGCTCCGGCGGCGCGGTGGGGACTCCAGGCCTGGAACTGGGTGCAGTGGATCACGAATCCGGCCGTGGCGGTGACAAAAGTCGCGACCCAAGGCAGTCAAACCAAAGCTAATCAGGAACTCTTAGCCAACCTGGGGCAACTATTACGGGAGCAAACCCTCCGAGCTTTGGGAATTCGAGCGATGGCCCTCTACGGGAGTAAGACCACCCTGCCAAGCCTGCCCGACCCGATCCTAACGGTAAAAACTCCCCAAACCGAAACCCTGGCGGACATTCTCACCCAGGCCAGTGATCTGAACCAACTCGCAGCGGCCCCCCTGAACCTCTTAATTGCTGGCCGCACCGGAGCCGGAAAAAGTAGCCTGATTAACACCCTCTTCACCACGCCCCAAACCCAGACCAATGTTTTGCCAAATACCGCTGAGTTAAGTAGTTATCACTGGCAAAATCCCCAAGGTGAGGATCTGATTCTTTGGGACAGTCCTGGCTACGAGCAAATTAATCGTCCTGATTACCAGGCTCAGGTGGTGAACGCTCTCCAAAAGACCGATGCCCTGATTTTGGTTACTCCTGTGCTCGACCCTGCCTTGCAGATGGATCTGGAGTTTTTGGGACGGGTCAAAGCGGCCACCCCAGAAATGCCAATTGTGATTCTCGTCAGTCAAGTGGATAAACTGCGCCCGATCCGGGAATGGCAGCCCCCCTATGATTGGCAACATGGCCAGCGTCCTAAAGAATTGGCGATGCGGGAGGCCCTGAGTTACCGCCGCGACCATTTCCAGGCCTGTACGACCCATTTACTCCCAATGGTGATGGCTGATCCGAGTCGCGACCGCCAGGCCTGGGGTGATATGGAACTGATTGAAACCCTCTTAGGACTGATTGATCCGGCCAAACAGGCGCGACTGGGACGATGTTTAAAAAATCGGGATTTACGGGTGACGGCAGCGCGCCAAATTATTGATCGCTATGCCCTGGTTATGGGGTCAGCCCAAGGGGTCACCAGTTTACTCAAAGGCCCGTTGCTGCAATTTATCTCCACCTTTTTAACCGGTTCTCCCGCCGCGGCTTGGGTTTTAGCTGAAAAACTTCCCTTGGAAAAATCTCCAGTGATTCTTGGTAAAGTGCAAATGGCTTTTGAGTTGTTTAGCCTTTTAGGGGATACCCGCACCATCCATAACTTTAACTTGGCCCAAATTTGGCCGTTGCTGTTGTTAGATGAAGGCACTCTCGCTGCGCAGGCCTGGGCCCTGGGGCAAACCTTAATGGAATATTGGTCATTAAACGGGAAGAGCGATACCGCCTCTCAGTCCTTAAACCTCGAACCACGATACCGCTACTTATTAGAAAAACAAATTTAA
- a CDS encoding dual specificity protein phosphatase family protein — protein MPERFSWILPNQLAVGSVPNASASTFYLRRVGITAVLTLTEATEIELPKDLSSNFLWQRVPIPDGFKGGVPEVEQFAQAMAILQQWFKKQHTVYVHCLAGVGRSASVCALYLTQSQNLPLEAAIAEVKRCHSYAHPDHHQVRVMQAYLQAQQVNS, from the coding sequence ATGCCCGAACGATTTTCCTGGATATTACCAAATCAATTAGCAGTTGGTTCTGTTCCCAATGCCAGTGCATCCACATTCTACTTACGCCGAGTTGGGATTACAGCGGTTTTAACCTTGACAGAAGCCACGGAAATTGAGCTACCGAAAGACTTGAGCAGTAATTTCCTTTGGCAGCGCGTGCCGATTCCCGATGGGTTTAAAGGGGGAGTACCGGAAGTTGAACAGTTTGCCCAGGCCATGGCGATTCTTCAACAGTGGTTCAAAAAGCAACATACGGTCTATGTCCATTGTTTAGCAGGGGTGGGTCGCTCGGCCTCAGTTTGTGCGTTGTACCTGACTCAGAGTCAGAATCTGCCCCTTGAGGCGGCCATTGCTGAAGTTAAACGCTGTCACAGTTATGCCCATCCCGATCACCATCAAGTTCGGGTGATGCAAGCCTACCTCCAGGCCCAGCAAGTTAATTCCTAA
- a CDS encoding glycoside hydrolase family 9 protein, with the protein MSNVLYTVTETWQNGFNGKLAVGSPTQTLKGWTVTFDASFTITNIWNAEIVSRQGSRYTIRFAEWNQTIAPGQVVNVGFTANYTGTTPPPVTNLNLTTTTTPAPAPLPTLSINDLSIGEDKGNAVFTVTLSQASTTPVTVSFATTNGTAIASQDYTSRTGTLTFNPGERSKTISVPILNDTLVENNETFTVRLSNAQQATIAKTTGTATITDNDVPPSPPLPTLSINDVSVGEDRGNGVFTVSLSQASTTPVTVSFATANGTATAGQDYTSRTGTLTFNPGERSKTISVPILNDTLVENNETFTVRLSNSQQATIAKTTGTATIIDNDIAPPPLPNQAVTFNIVSDWNSGFTGNFNITNRATQTVNGWTLKFDAPFTITNIWNAEIVSRQGNTYTIKNASFNGTLNPNQTISFGFNGNNPNNVTTPPSNLVFNGNSIQPPPSLPTLTVNDLTVTEGLNANAVFTVNLSQASSNSITVNYGTQSGTATAGQDFTNRTGTLTFAPGETSKTIAIPIIDDTLQEYPETFSLVLSSPTQATLAKATGTGTIISNEVPAAKFNYGEALQKSFLFYEANRSGALPPTNRIDWRGNSALNDGQDVGRDLTGGYYDAGDHGKFGLPMAASMTMLAWGGLEYTPAYTRSGQLDELLSTIKWGTDYILKAHETDSQGTKAFWGQVGRPSLDHAYWGAPENMTMARPAFKIDRQNPGSDLAGESAATLAAASMLFKASNPQYANLLLQNAIQLYNFADQYRGKYSDSIPEIQNYYNSWSGFNDELAWGATWLYKATGNTSYLTKAESLYNGIGRGWTQNWDDKSYGVGVLLAQETGKSRYKTDVENWLDYWSDRSGNGISYTSGGLAWLTQWGSNRYAANTAMLAGIYADTVNDKNGRYANLAKSQIDYLLGDNPRNFSYMVGFGTNYALNPHHRGASGVTNINDPLPNRHILYGALVGGPTSANDFAYQDQRNDYVANEVALDYNAGLTGALARMYQQFGGNPLTDGQLNSLPGITIPNVGGV; encoded by the coding sequence ATGAGTAATGTTCTCTATACTGTTACGGAAACTTGGCAAAATGGATTCAATGGAAAATTAGCTGTCGGGAGTCCAACCCAAACCTTAAAAGGCTGGACTGTGACATTTGATGCCTCCTTTACTATCACCAACATCTGGAATGCAGAAATTGTCAGTCGCCAAGGCAGCCGCTACACAATTCGTTTTGCTGAGTGGAATCAAACCATTGCCCCAGGCCAAGTTGTCAATGTCGGATTCACCGCTAACTATACCGGGACAACTCCGCCACCTGTGACTAATCTCAACCTGACGACCACAACCACCCCCGCCCCTGCACCGCTACCAACTCTCAGTATCAATGACTTATCCATTGGGGAAGATAAGGGAAATGCAGTTTTTACCGTGACTCTCTCCCAGGCCAGCACGACCCCAGTTACAGTCAGTTTTGCTACTACCAACGGAACAGCGATTGCGAGTCAAGACTATACCAGTCGCACCGGAACCCTCACCTTCAATCCGGGGGAACGTTCCAAAACCATTAGTGTTCCAATTTTGAATGATACCCTTGTCGAGAACAACGAAACCTTTACAGTCCGCCTCAGTAATGCTCAACAGGCCACGATTGCGAAAACCACAGGCACAGCCACAATCACCGATAATGATGTGCCCCCATCGCCGCCCTTACCAACCCTGAGTATCAATGATGTTTCAGTTGGTGAAGATCGGGGAAATGGGGTGTTTACAGTCAGTCTTTCTCAGGCTAGCACAACCCCCGTTACCGTTAGTTTTGCCACTGCCAATGGAACCGCCACCGCCGGACAAGACTACACCAGCCGCACCGGAACCCTCACCTTCAATCCGGGAGAACGTTCCAAAACCATTAGTGTTCCAATTTTGAACGACACCCTTGTCGAGAACAACGAAACCTTTACAGTCCGCCTCAGTAATTCTCAACAGGCTACGATTGCGAAAACCACGGGTACAGCCACAATTATTGATAACGATATTGCCCCTCCACCGCTACCTAATCAAGCCGTGACGTTTAATATTGTTAGTGATTGGAATTCGGGCTTTACGGGTAACTTCAACATCACCAATCGGGCGACCCAAACCGTCAATGGCTGGACATTAAAATTTGATGCCCCATTCACGATCACGAACATTTGGAATGCTGAAATTGTTAGCCGTCAGGGCAATACCTATACGATTAAAAATGCCAGCTTTAATGGCACCCTAAACCCCAACCAAACCATTTCCTTTGGCTTCAATGGCAACAATCCGAACAATGTCACCACGCCCCCCAGCAATTTGGTCTTTAATGGTAACTCGATCCAACCCCCGCCTTCACTGCCCACTCTCACGGTCAACGATCTGACGGTTACGGAAGGCCTCAATGCCAATGCTGTTTTTACGGTTAACCTCTCCCAGGCCAGCAGTAACAGCATCACCGTCAACTATGGCACCCAATCCGGAACTGCCACCGCCGGTCAAGACTTTACCAACCGCACCGGAACCCTCACCTTTGCCCCTGGGGAAACCAGCAAAACCATTGCAATTCCGATTATTGATGACACGCTCCAGGAATATCCGGAAACCTTTAGCCTAGTTCTCAGCAGCCCCACCCAGGCCACCCTAGCCAAAGCCACCGGAACCGGAACCATTATTAGCAATGAAGTCCCGGCAGCAAAATTCAATTATGGGGAAGCCCTGCAAAAATCCTTTCTGTTCTATGAAGCCAACCGCTCTGGAGCCTTACCTCCCACAAATCGGATTGATTGGCGCGGCAATTCAGCCTTGAACGATGGCCAAGATGTCGGCCGGGATTTAACGGGTGGCTATTACGATGCCGGGGATCATGGGAAATTTGGCTTACCGATGGCGGCCTCGATGACCATGCTGGCCTGGGGCGGGTTGGAATATACCCCGGCCTACACCCGAAGCGGCCAACTGGATGAACTCCTCAGCACGATCAAATGGGGCACAGATTATATTCTCAAGGCCCACGAAACCGACAGCCAAGGGACGAAAGCCTTTTGGGGCCAGGTGGGCCGACCATCTTTAGACCATGCCTATTGGGGTGCGCCGGAAAATATGACCATGGCCCGGCCTGCCTTTAAGATTGATCGCCAAAATCCCGGATCCGATCTCGCTGGGGAATCCGCTGCTACCTTGGCCGCCGCGTCGATGTTGTTTAAGGCTTCTAATCCCCAATACGCGAATTTATTGCTGCAAAATGCGATTCAACTCTATAACTTTGCTGATCAATACCGGGGTAAATATTCCGACAGCATTCCCGAAATTCAAAACTACTACAACTCTTGGAGCGGCTTTAATGATGAACTGGCCTGGGGGGCAACTTGGCTCTATAAGGCAACGGGGAATACCTCCTACTTAACCAAGGCGGAATCCCTCTACAACGGCATTGGTCGCGGCTGGACGCAAAACTGGGACGATAAATCCTACGGTGTGGGGGTGTTGCTGGCCCAAGAAACGGGTAAGAGTCGCTACAAAACCGATGTGGAAAATTGGCTGGATTATTGGTCAGATCGCAGCGGCAACGGGATTTCCTATACCTCTGGGGGCCTGGCCTGGTTGACTCAATGGGGGTCGAATCGCTATGCGGCCAATACGGCGATGCTGGCGGGCATTTATGCGGATACCGTCAATGACAAAAATGGCCGCTACGCCAACTTAGCTAAGAGCCAAATTGATTATCTCCTCGGTGACAACCCCCGCAACTTTAGCTACATGGTCGGCTTTGGGACAAATTACGCCCTGAATCCCCATCATCGCGGCGCATCAGGAGTGACTAACATTAATGATCCTCTCCCCAATCGCCATATTCTCTACGGTGCTCTTGTGGGTGGCCCGACCTCTGCCAATGATTTTGCCTATCAAGATCAGCGGAATGACTATGTGGCTAATGAGGTGGCCTTAGACTACAACGCGGGTTTAACAGGTGCTCTGGCGCGGATGTATCAACAGTTTGGCGGCAATCCCTTAACGGATGGTCAACTCAATAGCTTGCCAGGGATTACCATTCCGAATGTCGGGGGGGTTTGA
- a CDS encoding pentapeptide repeat-containing protein, which yields MAQDPGAELQKRYQQGERNFVGINLVGANLQGAVLVGINLQAANLAQANLENCDLRDANLERANLDQTSLGNTCLIGANLTDAYLETIHRHGSPQAATQTRPVSPPPQPLNRSPGPELATPTIAFNAAQLIAAYTQGERDFRGLDLTGIDCQAQELNQANFQGSSLSQANFRLTDLQGANFEDANLQGANLSMADIHSCNFCGADLTQANLSGADRRNARYDERTKFPAGFNPEIVGMVKVS from the coding sequence ATGGCCCAAGACCCAGGCGCAGAGCTGCAAAAACGCTACCAGCAAGGGGAACGTAACTTTGTTGGGATTAATTTGGTAGGTGCAAATCTTCAAGGGGCTGTCCTAGTGGGCATCAATCTCCAGGCCGCAAATCTAGCCCAGGCCAACCTGGAAAATTGTGATCTCCGAGATGCCAATTTAGAACGGGCCAATCTTGACCAGACTAGTCTTGGGAATACCTGTCTGATTGGGGCCAACTTAACGGATGCCTATTTAGAAACTATCCACCGCCATGGTTCCCCTCAAGCCGCCACCCAAACCCGCCCCGTCAGTCCCCCACCCCAGCCCCTAAATCGCTCTCCAGGCCCAGAACTCGCCACACCCACAATCGCCTTCAATGCTGCCCAACTGATTGCCGCCTATACCCAAGGAGAGCGAGACTTTCGCGGGCTTGACCTGACTGGAATTGACTGCCAGGCCCAGGAACTCAACCAGGCCAACTTTCAAGGTAGTAGCCTCAGTCAGGCCAATTTCCGCTTAACGGACTTACAGGGAGCGAATTTTGAAGATGCCAATCTCCAGGGAGCCAATCTGTCCATGGCGGATATTCACTCCTGTAACTTCTGTGGAGCCGACTTGACCCAGGCCAACCTGAGTGGAGCCGATCGCCGCAATGCCCGTTATGATGAGCGGACTAAATTCCCGGCCGGGTTCAATCCAGAGATTGTCGGGATGGTCAAGGTGTCATAA
- a CDS encoding MGMT family protein: MSFQPQPQSPSPRYAQIYALVCQIPAGQVATYGQIAQLLGLPNQARQVGYALFRVAPDSEIPWHRVVNAQGEISYAPQRQGNDDLQRWRLETEGIIFDGADRINLKKYGWPGPPLPPSSQMELPKA; this comes from the coding sequence ATGTCTTTTCAGCCGCAACCCCAGTCCCCATCCCCGCGCTATGCCCAAATTTATGCCCTTGTCTGCCAAATTCCCGCCGGACAAGTCGCCACCTATGGCCAAATTGCCCAACTCTTAGGACTACCCAACCAGGCCCGGCAAGTGGGATATGCATTGTTTCGGGTCGCCCCAGACTCTGAAATTCCCTGGCATCGGGTTGTTAACGCCCAAGGGGAAATTTCCTATGCTCCCCAACGTCAAGGGAATGATGACCTCCAACGCTGGCGATTAGAGACTGAGGGGATTATCTTTGATGGAGCCGACCGAATTAACCTGAAAAAATATGGTTGGCCAGGCCCGCCTCTCCCCCCGTCATCCCAGATGGAATTGCCCAAGGCTTAA
- a CDS encoding Uma2 family endonuclease produces the protein MSSGLLTKKAIPAEQRLVLHGVSWLTYQALLAEILAQQRPRIAYDNGQLEIMVPLPEHESYKRIIGRMIEATTEELGIEIRSLGSCTWSRADLARGIEADECYYIQHEGIVRGQMQLDLATDPPPDLVLEIDITSSSLNRIEIYKLLGVTEIWRFDGRELLFYVLSANGYQTVEQSAALPLLPRPEVLEMIQQASEMGETTWLKSVRQRIQRLIKGNRE, from the coding sequence ATGTCCTCAGGCCTACTGACAAAAAAAGCAATCCCCGCCGAGCAACGGTTGGTTTTACATGGGGTGAGTTGGCTGACCTATCAAGCCCTCCTGGCGGAAATTCTTGCGCAACAACGTCCCCGTATCGCCTACGACAACGGACAATTAGAGATTATGGTGCCTTTGCCAGAACATGAGTCCTACAAGCGGATCATCGGGCGAATGATTGAAGCAACAACGGAAGAACTAGGGATTGAAATTCGTAGCTTGGGGTCTTGTACTTGGAGTCGCGCTGATTTAGCCCGCGGGATTGAGGCCGATGAGTGTTATTACATTCAGCATGAAGGAATTGTCCGAGGGCAGATGCAACTGGACTTAGCAACCGATCCACCCCCCGACTTGGTCCTAGAAATTGACATCACCAGCAGTTCCTTAAATCGGATTGAAATTTATAAACTCTTGGGAGTTACGGAGATTTGGCGATTTGATGGGCGGGAACTGCTGTTTTATGTCCTGTCTGCCAATGGCTATCAAACCGTTGAACAGTCGGCGGCATTGCCTCTATTGCCCAGGCCAGAGGTGTTAGAGATGATTCAGCAAGCTTCGGAGATGGGAGAAACAACCTGGCTCAAAAGCGTCCGGCAACGGATTCAACGGTTAATCAAGGGAAACAGGGAATAA
- a CDS encoding alpha/beta fold hydrolase, whose translation MIASPPLQAYRWQTYQCVYQHYPAQSGVDPAPLVLIHPIGVGLSRRFWGRFCQAWFEMGGTAAIYNPDLLGCGDGDLPHVAFYPEDWADQLGQFFEVIVKRPAVLVVQGALMPVAAEFAVKYPQWVQGMVWSGPPAWSLISETKDTWPQQASWNLFDSPLGWGFYLYARSEAFLRDFSIKQLFAHPQDVDQEWLDLLAQGCQSLETRHAVYSFLSGFWRKDYQPLLSQIQAPILIVMGDQASSISREARNRPATNQMTPYLETLPQAQGVEIAGRNVLPYESTAAFTLAVKNFLEVGNSP comes from the coding sequence ATGATTGCCTCTCCTCCCCTCCAGGCCTACCGTTGGCAAACCTATCAATGCGTCTATCAGCATTACCCGGCCCAAAGTGGTGTTGACCCGGCCCCGTTAGTCTTAATTCATCCCATTGGAGTCGGCTTATCGCGGCGGTTTTGGGGGCGATTTTGCCAGGCCTGGTTTGAGATGGGGGGGACGGCGGCCATTTACAACCCAGATTTACTCGGCTGTGGGGATGGTGATTTACCCCATGTGGCCTTTTATCCAGAGGATTGGGCGGATCAGTTGGGGCAGTTTTTTGAGGTGATTGTTAAACGGCCGGCGGTGCTAGTTGTCCAAGGCGCATTGATGCCAGTGGCGGCAGAGTTTGCAGTCAAATATCCCCAGTGGGTGCAAGGGATGGTTTGGAGTGGCCCCCCGGCCTGGAGTTTAATCAGTGAAACCAAGGACACCTGGCCGCAGCAAGCCAGTTGGAACCTGTTTGATTCACCGCTGGGGTGGGGATTTTATCTCTATGCCCGTAGCGAAGCCTTTTTACGAGATTTTTCGATCAAGCAACTGTTTGCGCATCCCCAAGATGTGGATCAGGAATGGTTGGACCTCTTAGCCCAAGGGTGTCAGTCCTTAGAAACCCGTCATGCCGTCTATTCTTTCTTATCGGGGTTTTGGCGGAAAGATTATCAGCCGCTCCTGTCTCAAATTCAGGCCCCGATCTTGATTGTTATGGGCGATCAGGCTTCGAGTATTAGTCGCGAGGCCCGCAATCGTCCCGCCACTAACCAGATGACCCCCTATCTGGAAACTCTGCCCCAGGCCCAGGGAGTGGAGATAGCCGGACGGAATGTTTTACCCTACGAATCTACGGCGGCCTTCACCCTAGCTGTCAAAAATTTTTTGGAGGTGGGCAATTCTCCTTAA
- a CDS encoding phospholipase D-like domain-containing protein has translation MFTPPQNVVKFLRKHWRSGILFLIGLLIALIGVTQCQREELKIGGLSPLPQHPYIKAHMNHDQAFTYTEPYRDMTREGENFEQIMIDGIKGAKFSIDFAVQEFRLPLLAQALVERKKAGVNVRVVMENTYSRTWASYSQGELDSLGSHMQDRYRDWLNLVDTNGDGRASDSELGERDAITILNQGGVPWIDDTADGSAGSMLMHHKFIVIDGQQVIATSANFTLSDVHGDIGAPDTRGNANSLLDIDSPQLAALFIEEFNIMWGDGPGGKLDSLFGVKKPFRPTQRVQIGDATVDVKFSPASRRIPWEDTTNGLINHVFTTARKSIDMALFVFSDQQLVNTLEAKHSSGIGIRTLVDPGFVYRDFSEALDMLGVAMANTGQAKRGKCYYEAGNRPWTNPIQTVGTPDLPKGDKLHHKYGVIDSQTVIMGSHNWSEAANRGNDEYLLVVYHPTVAAHYVREFERLYANAKLGLPDGIKTKIAKQLQDCDGKIETRTAATGSSRQRTSVSSEESGVVTLPDIGAGDESTTTAPKPPRKPRTKTPASDQSASTSAPSSTRRESANERSTSATGSKINVNTASESELTDLPGVGPKVAAAIVKARSGKPFTSLDDLDAVPGIGPKILERIKDQVAF, from the coding sequence ATGTTTACCCCTCCCCAAAACGTTGTCAAGTTCCTGCGTAAACATTGGCGCTCTGGAATCTTATTTCTCATTGGCCTGTTAATTGCTCTGATTGGTGTAACTCAGTGCCAGCGGGAAGAACTCAAGATTGGGGGGCTTTCACCTTTACCACAACATCCCTACATCAAGGCCCACATGAATCATGACCAGGCCTTTACCTATACCGAACCTTATCGAGACATGACCCGAGAAGGGGAGAACTTTGAGCAGATCATGATTGATGGGATTAAAGGGGCAAAATTTTCGATTGACTTTGCGGTGCAGGAATTTCGTTTACCCCTCCTGGCCCAGGCCTTGGTGGAGCGCAAAAAAGCCGGGGTGAATGTCCGGGTCGTAATGGAAAATACCTATTCCCGCACTTGGGCTAGCTACAGCCAGGGAGAATTAGATAGCCTTGGCTCCCACATGCAAGATCGCTATCGAGATTGGCTGAACCTTGTCGATACCAATGGAGATGGGCGGGCCTCGGACTCCGAACTAGGGGAACGAGATGCGATTACGATTCTGAATCAGGGGGGAGTTCCTTGGATTGATGATACAGCGGATGGCTCGGCAGGCAGTATGCTGATGCACCACAAGTTTATCGTCATTGATGGACAACAGGTGATTGCCACTTCAGCCAACTTTACCCTCAGTGATGTGCATGGGGACATTGGTGCGCCGGATACCCGCGGGAATGCTAACTCGTTGCTGGATATTGACAGCCCCCAATTAGCTGCTTTGTTTATCGAAGAATTTAACATCATGTGGGGAGATGGGCCTGGGGGAAAACTGGATAGCCTGTTTGGGGTCAAAAAGCCTTTTCGGCCAACCCAGCGTGTGCAAATTGGCGATGCCACAGTGGATGTGAAATTTTCCCCTGCCTCCCGCCGCATTCCTTGGGAAGACACCACCAATGGCTTGATTAACCATGTCTTTACCACGGCTCGCAAATCCATTGATATGGCTCTGTTTGTTTTTTCCGATCAGCAACTGGTCAATACCTTAGAAGCCAAGCATAGCAGCGGTATTGGGATTCGGACGTTGGTAGATCCCGGCTTTGTCTATCGAGATTTTAGTGAGGCTCTGGATATGCTCGGGGTGGCAATGGCGAATACAGGTCAGGCCAAGCGGGGAAAATGTTACTACGAAGCGGGCAACCGGCCTTGGACTAACCCAATTCAAACAGTCGGAACACCTGATTTACCCAAGGGGGACAAGCTGCACCACAAATATGGGGTCATTGATAGCCAAACGGTGATTATGGGGTCTCACAACTGGTCAGAAGCGGCAAACCGAGGCAATGACGAATATCTGCTTGTGGTGTATCACCCGACTGTAGCGGCTCATTATGTCCGGGAATTTGAGCGACTCTATGCCAATGCCAAGCTGGGCTTACCGGATGGGATCAAAACCAAAATTGCCAAACAATTACAAGACTGTGACGGCAAAATTGAAACCCGGACGGCGGCTACTGGCTCAAGTCGGCAACGGACTTCTGTGAGTTCGGAAGAAAGTGGTGTAGTGACGCTTCCAGATATAGGAGCAGGCGATGAATCCACCACTACGGCCCCTAAGCCGCCCCGCAAACCCCGCACCAAAACTCCAGCTAGTGACCAATCAGCCTCAACTAGTGCGCCAAGCAGTACCCGCCGCGAATCCGCTAATGAGCGTTCTACGAGTGCAACCGGGAGCAAGATCAATGTCAATACGGCCTCTGAGTCAGAGTTAACAGACTTGCCGGGAGTTGGCCCCAAAGTTGCCGCGGCGATTGTCAAGGCCCGATCTGGGAAACCTTTTACATCCCTAGATGATCTTGATGCAGTTCCCGGTATTGGCCCCAAAATACTAGAGCGAATTAAAGACCAAGTTGCGTTTTAA